The genomic window GCGAGCCCACCAGTGAGGCAAAAGCCCCCACGCCCATTGCCGAGCGCGACCCGGTCACCTTCTGGCAGACCGTTGCCGCGGTACTGGTCACGATTATCATTCTTCAATGGGCCCTTCTATAATCCCACGGTCATCCGATACGGCCGATGCCCCCTATGCGCCTTCTGCTCATCCGTCATGCCCAGACCATCGCCAATCATCAGGGACGCTGGCAGGGGCATGCCGACTATCCGCTCAGCGTCCGCGGTCAAACTCAGGTGGAATGCCTGGCCGGTGCCATTGCCGAAGAATGCCAACGACAGCCGGAACACTGGCGGGACAGTGTGCTCTACAGCTCGTCGCTGGGACGGGCCGAAGCCACCGCCCGGGGCATCAGCGAGGCACTCGCACTGCGGATTCACAGTCGCGAAGCACTTCGCGAGTACGACGTTGGACTATTCTCCGGCCGGACCCGGGCAGAGATCGAGGCGGCAGATCCAGAGATCGCCGCCCGTTTTCGACGCGATGGCGACTGGGACGCGGTGCCCGATGCCGAGTCATTCGCTGAACGGGCGCGCCGCGCGGACAGCGTGGTTTCGGAGTTGATCACCGATCATCACGACGCGCAGACCATTATCTGCGTGACGCACGGCGGATTCATCCAGTATCTGATCGCCTCACTTCTGGGCACCCGTCGGGTCTGGGGAATGCGGCCGGATAACACGGCGATCTTCGAGTTCAGCTTTACCCGCGCCGCGCAGGCCGAGGACCGAAGCGCGCCCAGCGGGCTCAGCACCTACCGCTGTCGGATCCAACGCTTCAATGACACTGCGCACCTTCAGTCGCTACCGGCGGAGTAACGGCGGGATCCTTGACCCAACCACATATCCGGCTCACCCGCTCCTTGGTAACCTACACAGGTTGGTTCATTGAACTGGATCGTGGAGGCAATCATGGATTCATCTTACCGGCCACCCGCCTACTGGCTCTTTCCCATTGGGCTGCTGCTCTCGCTCGGCATCTCGCTGCTCCCCGGGCAGTGGCCACTCTACGCCGTGCTGGCCATCAGCACTGCCGTACTCGGGCTGCCGCATGGCAGTCTCGACACGGCCGTCGCAAAGCGCTACCTCCACCTCAATAGCCTGCCCAGGCTGGTCGCCTTCCTCGCCGGTTACATGGCACTGAGCGCTGGGGTTATCGCGATCTGGCTGCAAGTACCCAATATCGCACTTGCTGGATTCCTGCTCTATTCAGCCGTGCATTTCGGCGACGATGTGGCGCATCGGCTCGGCCGTATCGGCGGCATCGGCTACGGACTGTGGATTCTGGGTCTGCCGGTGACCCTGCATCCGGGCACCGTCGAGCCGCTGTTCGCGATGCTTGGTGCCGATCAGACGGGCTTGATCATCAGCGCGGCGCCGTGGGGGCTCGCCCTGGGCGGTGTCATCCTGCTCTCGGCACTTGCCCTGCATGCCGATCGCGCTCTGAGTGACTGGCGCGACCCGTTGCTGCTCGCACTGGGCGCTGCACTGCTCCACCCGCTTGCCTATTTCATCGCCTACTGGTGCTTTCTGCACAGCCCCCGGCATCTGGAGCTGGCGGCGCGGGATCTCAACCTCCAGGGCTGGCGCGAGCGGTTGCGAGCGGTGGCGCCAACAACGCTGGCGACCTACGCGCTGGCGGCCGCGGCCATCCCGTTTCTGATGGGCGTGCCGAGTGATGCCATCCTCATGCAGGTCATCTTCATCGGACTGGCGGCGCTGACGGTGCCACACATGATCCTCGAATTCATCGCCAGTCCCAACCGCGCGGAGTAGACCATGCTTGACGCCGCCCTGCTGCCCCTCCAGCGCCGGGTACTGGCGCCGATCGCCGGCTTCATGGTGGAGCGCGGCGCTCGTGCCGACAATGTCACCCTGACGGGGTTCGTGCTCGGCATCGTCGCCATGCAGTTGCTGATCCAGGAGCTCTATTTACTGGCATTGGGCTTTATTCTCTTAAATCGTCTCTGCGATGGCCTCGATGGCGCCATTGCCCGCCTGACCCACACGACGGATCGGGGCGCGTTTCTGGATATTGCCCTGGATTTCTTTTTCTATGCCCTGGTGCCACTCGGCTTCGCGGTTGCGGACCCGGTGAACAATGCGCTGGCCGCGGCCACAGTGATCACTGCCTTTGTCGGGACAGGATCATCATTCCTGGCCTTCGCGGTCATCGCCGCCAAGCAGGGGTTATCGGCGTCCGCCTATACCGGGAAAGGCATCCACTACCTGAGCGGATTAACGGAAGGAACGGAAACAATTGGCTTTTTCATTGCGATCTGCCTGTTCCCTGCCTATTTCGCTGAAATCGCCTACGCCTTTTCAGTGGCTTGCCTGATCACCACCTTCACACGCTGGATGCAGGGCATGCGGACGTTCCGTTCTGACCGGGTCGCCTCGTGAGGGGGATGCGATTCACCCTGATGATGCTGAGTGCTTTAGCGCTAGGCACGGGCTCAGCGGCGTCAACCGACACCCAGAATGGCAGTAACTGGGCGGATACGCGGCAAGCCGCGCAGGGCCAGACGGTCTACTGGAACGCCTG from Spiribacter curvatus includes these protein-coding regions:
- a CDS encoding CDP-alcohol phosphatidyltransferase family protein — its product is MLDAALLPLQRRVLAPIAGFMVERGARADNVTLTGFVLGIVAMQLLIQELYLLALGFILLNRLCDGLDGAIARLTHTTDRGAFLDIALDFFFYALVPLGFAVADPVNNALAAATVITAFVGTGSSFLAFAVIAAKQGLSASAYTGKGIHYLSGLTEGTETIGFFIAICLFPAYFAEIAYAFSVACLITTFTRWMQGMRTFRSDRVAS
- a CDS encoding histidine phosphatase family protein, with amino-acid sequence MRLLLIRHAQTIANHQGRWQGHADYPLSVRGQTQVECLAGAIAEECQRQPEHWRDSVLYSSSLGRAEATARGISEALALRIHSREALREYDVGLFSGRTRAEIEAADPEIAARFRRDGDWDAVPDAESFAERARRADSVVSELITDHHDAQTIICVTHGGFIQYLIASLLGTRRVWGMRPDNTAIFEFSFTRAAQAEDRSAPSGLSTYRCRIQRFNDTAHLQSLPAE
- a CDS encoding Brp/Blh family beta-carotene 15,15'-dioxygenase, with protein sequence MDSSYRPPAYWLFPIGLLLSLGISLLPGQWPLYAVLAISTAVLGLPHGSLDTAVAKRYLHLNSLPRLVAFLAGYMALSAGVIAIWLQVPNIALAGFLLYSAVHFGDDVAHRLGRIGGIGYGLWILGLPVTLHPGTVEPLFAMLGADQTGLIISAAPWGLALGGVILLSALALHADRALSDWRDPLLLALGAALLHPLAYFIAYWCFLHSPRHLELAARDLNLQGWRERLRAVAPTTLATYALAAAAIPFLMGVPSDAILMQVIFIGLAALTVPHMILEFIASPNRAE